Proteins encoded in a region of the Candidatus Zixiibacteriota bacterium genome:
- a CDS encoding HAD hydrolase family protein, giving the protein MRKIKLLLLDVDGVLTDNSIYLGNDGKEFKRFNVSDGLGIYFARRVGIKVGFLSGRVSKSAVIRGKELKVKELHFGIDDKLKRYEELKKRLKLKDEEILFMGDDLWDHRVFEKVGVPVGVKNGDKRINRLALYVTNKRGGEGAVREVVDLILECKKINPLRYLK; this is encoded by the coding sequence TTGAGGAAAATAAAGCTTTTACTTCTGGATGTGGATGGGGTTTTGACTGATAATTCGATCTACCTGGGAAATGACGGTAAGGAATTCAAGAGGTTCAATGTCTCAGATGGCTTGGGAATATATTTTGCCAGGAGGGTTGGGATAAAAGTGGGTTTTCTTTCAGGCAGAGTCTCTAAGTCTGCTGTGATAAGAGGAAAAGAATTAAAAGTGAAAGAGCTCCATTTCGGGATAGATGATAAATTGAAAAGATACGAAGAGCTGAAAAAAAGGCTTAAATTGAAAGATGAGGAGATACTTTTTATGGGGGATGACCTTTGGGACCATAGAGTATTTGAAAAGGTGGGGGTCCCGGTAGGAGTTAAAAATGGAGATAAAAGGATCAATCGATTAGCTCTTTACGTAACTAATAAAAGAGGTGGGGAGGGGGCAGTCAGAGAGGTGGTCGATTTGATCTTAGAGTGCAAGAAAATAAATCCGTTGAGGTATCTAAAATGA
- the kdsA gene encoding 3-deoxy-8-phosphooctulonate synthase has protein sequence MKKTVKIKDIPIGQGSHLVLIAGPCVIESETLVLETAQKIKKVTDKLKFPFIFKSSYKKANRLSIESYSGPGMKEGLRILEKVKKELDVPILTDIHSPDEASPVSEVADVLQIPAFLCRQTDLILSAAKTGKALNIKKGQFMAPEDMDQIAKKAESVGNDQILLTERGSFFGYHDLVVDFRSLVIMSNLGYPVVFDATHSLQLPGGGKTFSSGEPQFIFPLARAAVACGCDALFIETHPRVEEALCDKGSMLPLDRLEQLLFQVKLIDEHRRTWLKEA, from the coding sequence ATGAAAAAAACCGTAAAGATCAAAGATATCCCTATAGGTCAGGGCTCTCATTTAGTCTTAATTGCCGGTCCCTGTGTAATAGAGTCTGAAACTCTAGTTCTGGAAACAGCTCAGAAGATAAAAAAGGTCACCGATAAACTGAAGTTCCCATTCATCTTCAAATCCTCCTACAAAAAAGCTAATCGCCTGAGCATAGAATCATATTCTGGACCGGGTATGAAAGAAGGTTTAAGGATTTTGGAAAAGGTAAAAAAAGAACTGGATGTCCCGATTTTGACAGATATTCATTCCCCGGATGAGGCTTCCCCAGTCTCTGAGGTTGCAGACGTATTGCAGATACCGGCGTTTTTATGCAGGCAGACAGACCTGATCTTATCTGCGGCTAAAACCGGAAAAGCCCTGAACATCAAAAAGGGACAGTTTATGGCGCCTGAGGATATGGACCAGATTGCCAAAAAAGCTGAGTCAGTGGGAAATGACCAGATTCTATTGACAGAAAGGGGAAGTTTCTTTGGCTACCATGACTTAGTGGTAGATTTTCGTTCACTGGTGATTATGAGCAATCTTGGTTATCCGGTGGTTTTTGATGCTACTCATTCTCTGCAATTACCAGGTGGAGGAAAAACTTTTTCCTCAGGTGAGCCTCAGTTTATCTTCCCTTTAGCCCGGGCTGCAGTTGCCTGCGGTTGTGATGCTTTGTTTATTGAGACTCATCCGCGGGTTGAGGAAGCGCTCTGCGATAAGGGGAGCATGCTTCCTTTGGATAGATTAGAGCAGCTTTTGTTTCAGGTGAAACTGATAGACGAACATAGAAGAACGTGGCTCAAGGAGGCTTGA